DNA sequence from the Thermococcus gammatolerans EJ3 genome:
GGTGGTCGTTCAATGCCTTGAAAACGTCGTTCTCCTTTCCACCGAAGATCGCCATCTTCATCCCCCGAAAATATTACGGAAGTTGGGTTTATCTATCTTGCCCTCCTTTGCTTTTATGAGCGCCCACAGGAGTTCATTTCTCGGGGCCTCAAGGCCAACGGAGTGGGCGTATTCAACGATCTTGCCGTGAATGTAGTCCACTTCCGTTTTCCTTCCTCGCATTATGTCTTGCAGGGTCGAGTTGTAGTTTTCCCGCGTTCTCTCTATCGTGTCCCAGAGCAGTTCAAGCGGATGAACCTCGAACTCGATGCCGAGTTGCTGCGCAACCATACAGCCTTCCCGTGCTATCTCGATTGAAATCCCCTCAAGCTCCGGGATCTCTCTCAAAGCCCCATTCTTGACCTCCAGCACGGTGCCAAGGCCGTTTATGACGGAATTAACTATCGCCTTCGCCCACTTCCAGCCAACTGCGTTCTCCGTGACCTCCGTCTCTATTCCTGCCTCATTGAAGACCCTCGCGACCCTTTCAACAAACTCGGCCTTTCCGGTCGGGTACTTTCCGATGACCGTTATTCCCTTCCCCGTCCACCTGACAACCCCCCACTCGACGAGCATCGCGCCGTTGGTGGTTATCCCGCCGATTACCCTGTCCGTGTACTTCATCGCGAGATCTTCGTTTCCGAGGCCGTTTTGAACGCTTAGAACCCATGTCTCTGGCCCTATGCAGTTCCTCG
Encoded proteins:
- a CDS encoding 2-dehydropantoate 2-reductase produces the protein MRIYVLGAGSIGSLLGALLAKAGNDVLLIGREEQVRAVNERRLKVIGVEEFEVKVNASLHAPDEPPELLLLTTKSYSTKTALECARNCIGPETWVLSVQNGLGNEDLAMKYTDRVIGGITTNGAMLVEWGVVRWTGKGITVIGKYPTGKAEFVERVARVFNEAGIETEVTENAVGWKWAKAIVNSVINGLGTVLEVKNGALREIPELEGISIEIAREGCMVAQQLGIEFEVHPLELLWDTIERTRENYNSTLQDIMRGRKTEVDYIHGKIVEYAHSVGLEAPRNELLWALIKAKEGKIDKPNFRNIFGG